From the genome of Rarobacter incanus, one region includes:
- a CDS encoding phosphoenolpyruvate--protein phosphotransferase, giving the protein MEPRRTSTVLSGTPVVGGMAYAPAALVHRPLAPPTHAPELPPERRGQAAEEFSNACSLVHERLAARAEQASGHAAEVLSMTAGLATDRGWQKEALKRIAAGTPPVQATWGATNKFVEMFERAGGLMAERTTDLRDVRDRVVAALQGDPEPGIPAPSTPVVLVADDLSPADTATLDAAVFVAIVTQLGGPTSHTAIIARQLGIPCIVALKEAPAIADGAPVLVDGTAGEVTLDADPSAALAAVAADSERRARIAAWQGPGRTADGVAVSLLANVKDGASARAAAAGDAQGVGLFRTELLFLSTPTEPSVADQAAEYGKVCEAFPRGKVVLRTLDAGSDKPVPFATMADEENPALGVRGIRLAVDNPALITHQLDAAQRAAAANPECDLWVMAPMIATVAEARDFASQVRARGLKAGIMIEVPSTVLLIDAFLQEVDFASIGTNDLTQYTMAADRLSPQLAGLTTPWQPAVLRLIAQAGAGGQRASKPVGVCGEAAADPLLACVLHGMGITSLSMAPSSIPAVGAQLAHVTDAQCKDAAASVLTARDDQEARAIARDLLT; this is encoded by the coding sequence ATGGAACCTCGAAGGACCTCGACTGTTTTGTCCGGCACGCCGGTCGTGGGCGGCATGGCGTACGCCCCGGCGGCACTGGTGCACCGCCCGCTCGCTCCCCCCACACACGCCCCCGAACTCCCGCCCGAGCGGCGCGGTCAGGCTGCCGAGGAATTCAGTAACGCGTGTTCGCTGGTACACGAACGGCTCGCGGCCAGGGCCGAACAGGCATCGGGCCACGCCGCGGAGGTACTCTCCATGACTGCGGGTTTGGCCACCGATCGCGGCTGGCAAAAGGAAGCGCTCAAGCGAATTGCGGCCGGAACGCCGCCCGTCCAGGCGACGTGGGGCGCGACCAATAAGTTCGTGGAAATGTTTGAACGCGCCGGCGGCCTCATGGCCGAGCGGACAACCGATCTGCGCGATGTGCGTGACCGCGTCGTCGCGGCGCTGCAGGGCGATCCCGAGCCGGGCATTCCGGCGCCGTCGACCCCGGTCGTGCTGGTCGCGGACGATCTGTCGCCTGCGGACACCGCCACGCTCGACGCTGCTGTGTTCGTCGCGATTGTGACTCAACTGGGCGGGCCCACCTCACACACCGCAATCATCGCTCGTCAGTTGGGGATTCCTTGCATCGTCGCGCTGAAAGAAGCCCCGGCGATCGCCGACGGCGCACCAGTCCTCGTCGATGGGACCGCCGGTGAGGTGACTCTCGACGCGGATCCGAGCGCCGCGCTGGCCGCCGTGGCGGCCGATTCCGAACGCCGCGCCAGGATCGCCGCCTGGCAGGGACCCGGACGGACCGCGGACGGTGTCGCAGTGTCCCTTCTGGCAAACGTCAAGGACGGGGCAAGCGCCCGGGCGGCCGCCGCTGGCGATGCGCAGGGCGTAGGACTGTTTCGCACCGAGTTGCTTTTTCTCTCCACGCCCACGGAGCCCTCGGTGGCGGACCAGGCGGCCGAGTACGGCAAGGTGTGCGAGGCGTTTCCCCGCGGCAAAGTTGTCCTGCGCACTCTCGATGCGGGCTCGGATAAACCTGTCCCCTTCGCCACCATGGCAGACGAAGAAAACCCCGCCCTTGGAGTTCGCGGCATACGCCTGGCAGTGGACAATCCCGCGTTGATCACGCACCAGTTGGATGCGGCGCAGCGCGCTGCGGCCGCGAACCCGGAATGCGACCTGTGGGTGATGGCGCCGATGATCGCGACGGTCGCAGAAGCGCGAGACTTCGCCAGCCAGGTCCGCGCTCGCGGCCTCAAAGCCGGAATCATGATCGAGGTGCCATCCACCGTACTTCTGATCGACGCGTTCTTGCAGGAGGTCGACTTCGCGTCGATCGGAACAAACGACCTCACGCAGTACACCATGGCCGCCGACCGACTCTCACCGCAGTTGGCGGGCCTGACCACCCCGTGGCAACCCGCCGTACTGCGCCTCATCGCGCAGGCGGGCGCCGGCGGTCAGCGCGCATCGAAGCCGGTCGGAGTGTGCGGCGAGGCCGCGGCTGATCCACTGTTGGCGTGCGTCCTGCACGGCATGGGCATCACCTCGCTGTCCATGGCGCCATCGTCGATCCCCGCGGTTGGCGCGCAACTGGCGCACGTTACCGATGCGCAATGCAAGGATGCGGCCGCCTCGGTGCTGACGGCCCGTGACGACCAGGAGGCTCGCGCGATCGCGCGCGATCTGCTCACCTAA
- a CDS encoding LysR family transcriptional regulator, translated as MLSPARLQILLELRQHGTLARAAQILNYTPSALSQQLSALEAEVAVPLTVKVGRGLRLTTQGDILADHAQRIIAQLEEAQADLAASLKGVAGRLRVASFQSVLLTLVPDTLTLLTERHPRLRVEITQYDDPDAMDGLLTHDFDLILGEEYPGQPIRGTVAGIQWEELARDPLRIALPLEGPWSDPGLQLHDLALAPWVLEDEHAAFGRWAVAMMREAGFTPNVPFVSTDILLHLHLVETGHALAIVPDLLWLSQTPRVRLADLPGSPARSILTGVREGGRTHPAVVAFRQALRDVTADLRRKAGVPVTGRG; from the coding sequence ATGCTGTCACCAGCACGCCTGCAAATCCTGCTCGAACTGCGCCAACACGGCACGCTAGCGCGGGCGGCGCAGATCCTCAACTACACGCCCTCGGCGCTCTCGCAACAGCTCTCGGCGCTCGAGGCCGAAGTCGCAGTGCCTCTGACCGTCAAGGTCGGTCGCGGTCTGCGATTGACAACGCAGGGGGACATCCTCGCCGATCACGCGCAGAGAATAATCGCCCAGCTGGAAGAGGCGCAGGCCGATCTCGCCGCGTCCCTCAAGGGGGTGGCGGGCCGGCTGCGGGTGGCCTCGTTCCAATCTGTTTTGCTCACGCTGGTCCCGGACACCCTCACCCTTCTCACGGAGCGTCACCCCCGCTTGCGGGTCGAAATCACGCAATACGATGACCCCGACGCGATGGACGGGCTGCTCACGCACGACTTTGACCTCATCCTCGGCGAGGAATACCCCGGCCAACCCATCCGCGGCACCGTCGCCGGGATCCAGTGGGAGGAACTGGCGCGCGATCCGCTGCGCATTGCGCTCCCGCTCGAAGGTCCCTGGTCCGACCCCGGCCTGCAACTGCACGATCTTGCTTTGGCGCCGTGGGTTTTGGAGGACGAGCACGCCGCCTTCGGCCGCTGGGCCGTCGCAATGATGCGCGAAGCCGGGTTCACGCCGAACGTGCCGTTCGTGTCCACGGACATCCTCTTGCACCTGCACCTGGTGGAAACGGGGCACGCACTGGCCATCGTCCCCGACCTGTTGTGGCTCAGCCAGACCCCGCGGGTCCGGCTCGCCGACCTGCCGGGGTCCCCGGCGCGGAGCATCCTGACCGGAGTGCGAGAAGGCGGCCGCACGCACCCCGCGGTTGTGGCATTCCGGCAGGCGCTGCGCGATGTCACCGCGGACCTGCGGCGCAAGGCGGGGGTGCCCGTAACCGGGCGCGGCTGA
- a CDS encoding PTS fructose transporter subunit IIABC: MSSNLMTADLVQLDVAPAGDKSAVIGQLADLISKSGRADRDGLIAAFEAREAKFATGMPGGIAIPHCRADAVKEPALAMLRLATPVDFGAKDGPADLIFAIAAPDESGSAHMKLLAKLSRALVKPEFLASLRAAATPADAAALVTAVIEPAAQPPSPVADGNGQSSSAGAGPAQSAGTGELGEGSAGRSSANEPAKPVLLAITSCPTGIAHTYMAAESLEEAAKAAGVELHVETQGSGGIDPFTTADIRRAQAIIIAADVNVTGRDRFVGMPLVESGVKRAISDGPAMIAQAVAAIDDPNTPRVAGGSGAREQTTNTEGTVSVAKRLQQAVLTGVSYMIPFVAAGGLLIALGFLIGGYDVAFVAGDVAKNFSLWNLPDAQTYMQNGAELLTDRSGMALYLGAVLTAIGQAGMGFLVAALSGYIAFGLAGRPGIAPGFIGGAISVAVGAGFLGGLVTGLIAGGVAMWLAHFRPPRWLAGLMPVVIIPLLATLVTAGLMYVALGRPLASLMNAMETGLGSMTGASAVGLGALLGLMMCFDLGGPVNKAAYLFASAGLSAGTPEAYHIMAAVMAGGMVPPLAMALSTAIRPRLYSEAERENGKAAWLLGAAFISEGAIPFAAADPLRVIPSMMAGGAVTGALTMLFEVGSRAPHGGIFVIFAITPVWGYVAAIVAGTLVSAVCVTVLKARRKDRGAAAREASATVLAGATVSAGAAA, from the coding sequence ATGTCATCCAATCTCATGACTGCCGACCTGGTGCAGCTGGACGTGGCACCTGCCGGTGACAAATCGGCGGTGATCGGCCAGCTGGCGGATCTGATATCGAAATCAGGGCGCGCCGATCGTGACGGACTGATCGCGGCATTTGAAGCGCGCGAAGCGAAGTTCGCGACTGGAATGCCCGGTGGAATCGCAATACCCCACTGCCGTGCCGACGCAGTAAAAGAACCCGCCCTCGCCATGCTGAGGCTGGCCACGCCGGTCGATTTCGGCGCCAAGGACGGCCCCGCGGATCTCATATTTGCGATTGCGGCACCCGACGAATCGGGTTCCGCGCATATGAAGTTGCTTGCCAAGTTGTCGCGGGCCCTGGTCAAGCCCGAATTCCTCGCTTCGCTGCGCGCGGCCGCAACCCCGGCCGATGCGGCAGCGCTCGTCACCGCTGTGATCGAACCCGCCGCCCAACCGCCGTCACCTGTCGCAGACGGTAACGGGCAAAGCTCCAGCGCGGGTGCTGGCCCCGCGCAATCCGCAGGCACGGGAGAGCTTGGCGAGGGGAGTGCGGGGCGCTCGTCCGCGAATGAACCCGCAAAACCGGTACTCCTGGCGATCACGTCGTGCCCAACCGGCATTGCACACACCTACATGGCCGCGGAATCGCTTGAGGAGGCGGCCAAGGCCGCGGGCGTCGAGCTTCACGTCGAGACGCAGGGTTCGGGCGGTATTGACCCATTCACCACCGCGGACATACGCCGTGCGCAGGCGATTATCATCGCCGCCGACGTGAACGTGACGGGCCGCGATCGCTTCGTTGGGATGCCACTGGTCGAATCGGGCGTCAAGCGAGCGATCTCGGATGGCCCCGCGATGATTGCGCAAGCGGTGGCCGCGATCGACGATCCCAATACCCCGCGGGTTGCCGGAGGCAGCGGCGCGCGGGAGCAAACTACGAACACAGAAGGCACGGTTTCCGTAGCGAAGCGGTTGCAGCAGGCGGTACTAACGGGTGTGTCGTACATGATTCCGTTTGTCGCTGCCGGGGGTCTGCTCATCGCCCTCGGATTCCTGATCGGCGGATACGACGTGGCGTTCGTCGCGGGCGATGTGGCGAAGAACTTCTCGCTGTGGAACCTGCCCGACGCGCAGACCTACATGCAAAACGGGGCAGAATTGCTCACCGACCGTTCCGGAATGGCCCTGTACCTCGGTGCAGTTCTCACCGCGATCGGGCAGGCCGGCATGGGTTTCCTGGTCGCCGCACTATCCGGATACATCGCGTTCGGGCTGGCCGGGCGCCCGGGAATCGCTCCGGGCTTCATCGGCGGTGCCATTTCTGTGGCAGTCGGAGCAGGCTTCCTGGGTGGCCTGGTGACCGGCCTGATCGCGGGCGGGGTGGCCATGTGGTTGGCGCACTTCCGCCCGCCGCGCTGGCTTGCGGGGTTGATGCCAGTAGTGATCATCCCCCTGCTTGCAACCCTTGTCACGGCGGGGTTGATGTACGTGGCGCTGGGGCGCCCGCTCGCATCATTGATGAACGCGATGGAGACCGGGCTGGGGTCGATGACCGGTGCGTCGGCAGTCGGACTCGGCGCATTGCTGGGGTTGATGATGTGCTTCGATCTGGGCGGACCGGTGAACAAGGCGGCGTACCTGTTCGCGAGCGCCGGGCTATCCGCGGGTACCCCCGAGGCGTATCACATCATGGCGGCGGTCATGGCGGGTGGAATGGTGCCGCCGCTCGCGATGGCCCTGTCGACCGCCATCCGGCCGCGGCTCTACTCGGAGGCTGAGCGTGAGAACGGCAAGGCTGCCTGGTTGCTTGGCGCCGCGTTCATCTCGGAGGGGGCCATCCCGTTCGCGGCGGCCGATCCGCTGCGCGTCATCCCATCGATGATGGCCGGCGGAGCCGTCACGGGTGCGTTGACAATGCTCTTCGAAGTCGGTTCGCGGGCGCCGCACGGCGGCATCTTCGTGATCTTTGCCATAACCC
- a CDS encoding EamA family transporter, with translation MTRKYYLAIAMMFGSTFATQFGAVTASKLFPDLGVVGTATLRLLIAGAIIVALARPRVQRWDRRTWITVIALGASMAGMNASFYAAIDRIPLGIAVSVELLGPLTYAAILSRRASHFAWTGIAMAGVVALGISDSASGVPLDTIGLLFAASSGMCWAIYIPLLAKVAAVDPGVGPLGVAMGAGGMLLTPLGGAGAVVAFSDARLALLAIVTALLGALLPYGLELMASRHVPQRVFGVLASREPVIAAGVGLLLMGQVLPLAAVVAIGAVVVAAIATALGGHAESTETEPLVVPDLPSAAEDDSLAPVPAAA, from the coding sequence GTGACTCGGAAGTACTACCTTGCAATCGCCATGATGTTTGGCTCGACCTTCGCGACCCAGTTCGGCGCCGTGACGGCCTCGAAGCTGTTCCCGGACCTGGGCGTGGTGGGAACGGCCACCCTACGGTTATTGATCGCGGGGGCCATTATTGTCGCCCTGGCACGTCCGCGCGTGCAGCGCTGGGACCGGCGCACGTGGATCACCGTTATTGCGCTTGGCGCATCCATGGCGGGCATGAACGCGAGTTTCTATGCGGCGATTGACCGGATCCCGCTGGGCATCGCCGTCTCCGTTGAACTGCTGGGTCCGCTCACCTACGCCGCGATACTTTCACGGCGCGCGTCTCATTTCGCGTGGACCGGTATCGCAATGGCGGGGGTTGTCGCGTTGGGGATCAGCGACAGCGCGTCCGGCGTGCCGCTGGACACCATCGGGTTGTTGTTTGCCGCTTCTTCGGGCATGTGCTGGGCCATATACATCCCGCTGCTCGCGAAGGTCGCCGCCGTGGATCCCGGTGTGGGCCCCCTTGGCGTCGCGATGGGAGCCGGGGGTATGCTGTTGACGCCACTGGGCGGTGCCGGCGCCGTTGTCGCGTTCAGCGACGCCCGGCTCGCCCTACTGGCCATCGTCACCGCGCTCTTGGGTGCGTTGCTGCCCTATGGCCTGGAACTGATGGCATCGCGGCACGTGCCGCAGCGGGTGTTCGGGGTGCTTGCCAGCCGCGAGCCCGTCATCGCGGCGGGGGTGGGCCTGCTGCTGATGGGCCAGGTGCTTCCCCTCGCGGCTGTCGTCGCGATCGGCGCCGTTGTCGTGGCGGCGATAGCCACGGCGCTGGGTGGGCACGCCGAATCGACAGAGACGGAACCGCTCGTGGTCCCCGACCTGCCGTCCGCAGCGGAAGACGACTCCCTGGCCCCGGTGCCCGCCGCCGCGTGA
- a CDS encoding DeoR/GlpR family DNA-binding transcription regulator has product MYAKERRRVIIDLLYSEGRVAVSDLAIRFDVASETIRRDLDALASADMLSRVHGGAIPRSTDPVEADLPTRLMTHTATKRRIAAVAARYLPSAPGGSVLLDAGSTTVELASYLHGHGLRVITNGLPVAEALVQLEAPGLHILPGNVRGITHAAVGSETVAALGRLHADVVFIGCNGFGEYGLSTQDPDEAATKSALVAAAELRVVVADSSKFAKRQLVTFAQLSDIDVLVTDTDLPDDRGSELERAGIEVVRA; this is encoded by the coding sequence ATGTACGCGAAGGAACGTCGCAGAGTCATCATTGACCTGCTCTACTCCGAAGGACGGGTGGCGGTATCGGATTTAGCCATCCGATTCGATGTCGCCTCGGAGACCATCCGGCGCGACCTCGACGCGCTTGCCTCCGCGGATATGCTCAGTCGCGTACACGGCGGCGCAATACCTCGCTCCACGGATCCGGTCGAGGCAGATTTGCCGACGCGACTCATGACCCACACCGCCACGAAGCGGCGGATCGCTGCTGTCGCTGCGCGCTACCTTCCCTCCGCCCCGGGCGGATCCGTCCTGCTGGATGCCGGCTCCACGACGGTCGAGTTGGCTTCCTACTTGCACGGACACGGCTTGCGGGTAATCACCAACGGCCTGCCGGTGGCCGAGGCCCTGGTTCAATTGGAGGCGCCGGGCCTGCACATCCTTCCCGGCAACGTTCGCGGAATCACGCATGCCGCGGTCGGATCCGAAACCGTTGCGGCCCTCGGGAGGCTGCATGCAGACGTCGTCTTTATTGGCTGCAACGGGTTCGGGGAGTATGGGCTCAGCACCCAAGACCCGGACGAGGCGGCTACTAAATCGGCGCTCGTCGCCGCCGCAGAGTTGCGCGTGGTAGTGGCGGACTCGTCCAAATTTGCCAAGCGGCAACTCGTCACGTTCGCTCAACTCAGCGACATCGATGTCCTCGTGACGGACACGGACCTTCCCGACGATCGCGGCAGTGAACTCGAACGGGCCGGCATAGAGGTGGTGCGCGCATGA
- a CDS encoding 1-phosphofructokinase family hexose kinase, with amino-acid sequence MIVTATINPSLDRTVTIQGPLVPGAVHRITSDRTDPGGKGINVAFGTQRAGLETVAVLAARSDDPLLALLSAAGLTHVAAPARGAVRTNLAMVSEPNVTTKVNEPGTPLTASDVDEFTRALLATVHHGDYVVLCGSLAPGVPVDFYATVLRSLKDRGAYVGIDTSDGPLLALAEHFPQVAPDFMKPNAEELGQIVGVDGGEIEDRAATGDIVPAVHATRRLVDMGVREVLVTLGGAGAMLATREGMWFSRAPRVPVVSTVGAGDSAVAGYLIATAQGANAADRLALSVAYGAAAVSLPGTTIPARDDVVVDPRLITRIDRAQRAL; translated from the coding sequence ATGATAGTTACCGCAACAATCAACCCGTCGCTCGATCGGACGGTGACGATTCAGGGGCCTCTGGTTCCCGGCGCCGTCCATCGAATTACCAGTGATCGGACGGATCCGGGCGGCAAGGGCATCAACGTCGCATTCGGTACGCAGCGCGCAGGCCTGGAAACCGTTGCCGTTCTGGCGGCGCGCAGCGACGATCCGCTCCTTGCATTGCTGAGCGCGGCGGGGCTTACCCATGTTGCCGCACCCGCGCGCGGGGCTGTCCGCACAAACCTGGCGATGGTTTCGGAACCCAACGTAACCACCAAGGTCAATGAGCCGGGCACGCCGCTGACCGCAAGTGATGTGGACGAGTTCACGCGGGCTCTGTTGGCGACCGTCCACCACGGGGACTACGTGGTGTTGTGCGGTTCCTTGGCTCCGGGGGTTCCCGTTGATTTCTACGCGACAGTTCTGCGATCGCTCAAGGACCGGGGTGCCTACGTCGGAATCGACACCTCCGATGGCCCGCTGCTCGCGCTCGCGGAACACTTCCCGCAGGTGGCGCCCGATTTTATGAAGCCGAACGCCGAGGAGCTCGGGCAGATTGTCGGTGTTGATGGCGGCGAGATAGAAGATCGGGCAGCGACCGGCGATATCGTTCCGGCCGTGCACGCCACCCGCCGTTTGGTGGACATGGGCGTTCGCGAAGTTTTGGTGACCCTTGGAGGGGCCGGCGCGATGCTGGCAACCCGCGAGGGGATGTGGTTTTCGCGCGCGCCGCGCGTGCCGGTTGTTTCGACAGTCGGCGCAGGCGACTCCGCGGTGGCGGGGTATCTGATTGCCACGGCGCAGGGGGCTAACGCCGCCGACCGATTGGCGCTTTCGGTGGCTTACGGTGCAGCGGCGGTGTCGCTGCCCGGAACCACTATCCCGGCACGGGATGACGTCGTAGTCGATCCGCGCCTTATCACTCGCATCGACCGCGCACAACGGGCGCTCTAG